A stretch of SAR202 cluster bacterium DNA encodes these proteins:
- a CDS encoding nucleotidyltransferase family protein: MTTPVIAILTAAGESTRMGSPKPLLPWRGATLIEYQIEQLLAGGVDEVIAVLGYRHEEIAPKVKGTGARYFVNDRYRQGKTTSIIAGVKEAGPGKGDLLFLGVDQPCPSWVTRRLIEAHRRAGALISCPYFAGRRGHPNIFSRTLYKELERVTDEGQGIREVIARHAARVNAVEYEDEVVLLDLNRPEDYEDARRKYGT; this comes from the coding sequence TTGACGACACCTGTAATTGCCATCCTCACTGCGGCGGGCGAGTCCACGCGAATGGGCAGCCCCAAGCCGTTGCTGCCGTGGCGCGGCGCCACGCTAATTGAATATCAGATAGAACAGCTCCTGGCTGGCGGCGTAGATGAAGTGATCGCGGTGCTCGGTTATCGTCACGAGGAGATTGCCCCGAAAGTGAAGGGCACGGGCGCGCGTTATTTCGTCAATGACCGGTACCGCCAGGGTAAGACAACTTCGATCATTGCCGGAGTGAAGGAGGCCGGTCCGGGCAAGGGGGACCTGCTTTTCCTAGGTGTGGACCAGCCATGCCCTTCGTGGGTCACGCGCCGGCTGATCGAGGCCCACCGGCGGGCCGGCGCGCTCATCTCTTGCCCGTACTTCGCGGGCCGGCGCGGTCACCCGAATATTTTTTCGCGCACCCTGTACAAAGAGCTGGAGCGCGTGACGGACGAAGGTCAGGGGATCCGCGAAGTGATTGCCCGCCACGCCGCCCGGGTCAATGCTGTGGAGTATGAAGACGAGGTGGTGCTCCTGGACCTAAACAGGCCGGAGGACTACGAGGACGCCAGGCGCAAATACGGCACCTAG
- a CDS encoding methylphosphotriester-DNA--protein-cysteine methyltransferase family protein: MNSTQLAGPAEWQAVVSRNPGFDGAFVFAVRTTGIYCRPSCPSRRPKYENVVLFSVPELAEEAGFRACLRCRPNESVSDDAVVALVRDACRFILQHRVGVPSGDELAGAMGVSRAHLQRAFKKVLGVTPWAYADVVRLSEFKKKLRDGKTVAEAVCESG; this comes from the coding sequence ATGAATTCTACGCAGTTAGCGGGGCCTGCCGAATGGCAAGCGGTAGTCTCTCGGAACCCTGGTTTCGACGGCGCATTCGTATTTGCCGTGCGAACAACGGGCATTTACTGTAGGCCCTCCTGCCCGAGCAGGCGGCCGAAGTATGAGAACGTAGTCCTGTTCTCGGTGCCGGAGCTGGCCGAAGAGGCCGGCTTCCGGGCCTGCCTCAGGTGCAGACCGAACGAAAGTGTCAGCGACGATGCCGTCGTGGCCCTTGTGCGCGATGCCTGTCGCTTTATTCTCCAGCACAGGGTAGGCGTTCCGTCTGGGGACGAGTTGGCGGGCGCGATGGGTGTGTCCAGGGCGCACCTGCAACGCGCGTTCAAGAAGGTGCTTGGCGTAACGCCGTGGGCCTACGCAGATGTGGTGCGGTTGAGTGAATTCAAGAAGAAGCTCAGGGATGGCAAGACTGTTGCGGAGGCGGTGTGTGAGTCGGGCTAA
- a CDS encoding methylated-DNA--[protein]-cysteine S-methyltransferase, with protein MGATPDTYRRGGEGMDVAFDIAESPLGRLLVAATDRGLCAVTIGDDDASLEQALRAEFHAARVCRDSTASLREYATVILGQLTGRAPHRDLPLDIRGTAFERMVWDEIRRIPFGETRTYTEIASSLGRPRAVRAVAKACAANRIAIAIPCHRVMGKDGTERGYRWGVERKRRLLAQERRSADGGG; from the coding sequence ATGGGCGCAACGCCGGACACGTATCGCCGCGGCGGGGAAGGCATGGACGTCGCCTTCGATATCGCGGAGAGTCCTTTAGGACGGCTCCTCGTTGCCGCGACGGACAGGGGCCTGTGCGCCGTTACGATCGGGGACGATGATGCATCGCTCGAGCAGGCGCTCAGGGCGGAGTTCCACGCGGCGCGGGTCTGCAGGGACTCCACGGCCAGCCTGCGGGAGTATGCGACCGTTATTTTGGGCCAGCTTACCGGGAGGGCGCCTCACAGGGACTTGCCGCTGGACATCCGAGGCACGGCATTCGAGAGGATGGTGTGGGACGAGATCCGCCGCATTCCGTTCGGCGAAACGCGCACCTACACCGAAATCGCCTCGTCGCTCGGCAGACCGCGGGCGGTCCGGGCGGTAGCGAAGGCCTGCGCTGCCAACAGGATAGCCATCGCCATCCCATGCCATCGCGTGATGGGCAAGGATGGCACTGAGCGCGGGTACAGATGGGGCGTCGAGCGCAAAAGGAGGCTGCTGGCGCAGGAGAGGCGGTCGGCGGACGGTGGCGGTTAG